In a single window of the Verrucomicrobiia bacterium genome:
- a CDS encoding HAMP domain-containing histidine kinase codes for MNEALFQDVVAGEGILVLERAVPGRFVVAGSPPPWASLLLGGPLERGQWVDPTEAFVFLEHFLRDAEAVWEAGDGRSLTSEPWTETLLNREEVAFSATAKRVGEVALLLVRGLGVDFEERCKVLRKARELALAHERLLKEITEKETLLHCLVHDVAGPTATVANCLRLLEGETGLSDGARAMLKLAGSSAHRQQATLREMLESFAAELTSLQQFSRDSSSAPEVLDCAHTVLRSLRYSFEIKGVSFELLLSPPTNPAWKVVGHREKLERVLFNLLDQALHQAPPGSVVTLRLEDEGPAIRISVVDQGPAHLPGGLGRWHAMTEAIEERARGRSGLGLIFCRTMIRQWSGEIGHEVVPRGGNCLWFRLAKPGPGAGLESRPAEPAAG; via the coding sequence ATGAACGAGGCGTTGTTTCAAGACGTGGTGGCCGGCGAGGGGATCCTGGTGCTGGAGCGGGCGGTGCCGGGCCGCTTCGTGGTGGCCGGGTCGCCACCGCCGTGGGCCAGCCTGCTCCTCGGCGGTCCCCTGGAACGGGGCCAGTGGGTGGATCCCACCGAAGCCTTCGTGTTCCTGGAGCACTTCCTCCGCGATGCCGAAGCCGTCTGGGAGGCGGGGGACGGGCGCAGTCTGACGTCGGAGCCATGGACCGAGACACTGCTGAATCGGGAGGAAGTGGCGTTTTCGGCCACGGCCAAGCGGGTGGGCGAGGTCGCGTTGCTGCTGGTTCGGGGGCTGGGGGTGGATTTCGAGGAGCGGTGCAAGGTGCTGCGCAAGGCCCGGGAGCTGGCCCTTGCCCATGAGCGGCTGCTGAAAGAGATCACCGAGAAGGAGACCCTCCTGCACTGCCTCGTCCATGACGTTGCGGGCCCGACGGCGACGGTGGCCAACTGCCTGCGCCTGCTCGAAGGGGAGACGGGATTGAGCGACGGGGCGCGCGCCATGCTGAAGCTGGCCGGTTCCTCCGCGCACCGCCAGCAGGCGACCTTGCGGGAGATGCTCGAGTCCTTCGCGGCGGAGCTGACGTCGTTGCAGCAGTTTTCCCGGGACAGTTCCTCGGCGCCCGAGGTGCTCGATTGCGCGCATACGGTCCTGCGGTCGCTGCGATACAGTTTTGAGATCAAGGGGGTCTCCTTCGAATTGCTGCTGTCGCCGCCGACCAACCCGGCGTGGAAGGTGGTGGGGCATCGGGAAAAGCTCGAACGGGTCCTCTTCAATCTGCTCGACCAGGCGCTGCACCAGGCGCCCCCGGGTTCCGTGGTCACGCTGCGGTTGGAGGACGAAGGCCCGGCCATCCGCATTTCTGTGGTGGATCAAGGCCCGGCCCACCTGCCGGGAGGACTGGGGCGCTGGCATGCCATGACCGAGGCGATCGAAGAGCGCGCCCGCGGGCGATCGGGACTGGGACTGATTTTCTGTCGGACCATGATACGCCAATGGAGTGGGGAAATCGGGCATGAGGTTGTGCCCCGGGGTGGGAACTGCCTCTGGTTCCGACTGGCGAAGCCCGGCCCGGGCGCCGGGCTTGAGAGCCGGCCGGCGGAACCGGCGGCCGGGTGA
- a CDS encoding GTP-binding protein, whose translation MLQFKICLVGSFAVGKTSTVARFTRGIFSNRYMATLGVKIDRKTLQVNGLDVRMILWDMAGEDEFAKVNATYLRGAGGYVLAVDGTRRITLDQALMLERRVRMEAGPVPFVVMVNKADLSEHWEVTEADLRRLAAQGWQVVRTSARTGEGVEEMFQMLAGMILERRAAGGGAVKTA comes from the coding sequence ATGCTTCAGTTCAAGATCTGCCTGGTGGGGTCGTTTGCGGTGGGGAAGACGAGCACCGTGGCCCGTTTCACCCGCGGCATCTTCTCCAACCGGTACATGGCGACCCTGGGGGTGAAGATCGACCGCAAGACTCTGCAAGTGAATGGGCTTGATGTTCGGATGATCCTCTGGGATATGGCGGGAGAGGACGAGTTCGCGAAAGTGAACGCGACGTATCTGCGAGGGGCGGGCGGGTATGTGCTGGCGGTGGACGGGACGCGACGGATAACGCTGGACCAGGCCTTGATGCTGGAGCGGCGGGTACGGATGGAGGCTGGGCCAGTACCCTTTGTGGTCATGGTCAACAAGGCGGATTTGTCGGAACACTGGGAGGTCACCGAAGCTGACCTCCGCCGCCTGGCGGCGCAGGGTTGGCAGGTCGTGCGAACCAGTGCCAGAACAGGAGAAGGCGTGGAAGAGATGTTTCAAATGTTGGCCGGTATGATCCTGGAACGGCGGGCGGCCGGCGGGGGGGCGGTCAAAACAGCATGA